A genomic stretch from Insulibacter thermoxylanivorax includes:
- a CDS encoding FAD:protein FMN transferase codes for MLTKKMKDFIASKPAMKIMICLLGFALLLGCSDDGTSPANQIQSQTYFIFDTIVTVRIYDEKAGDQHFAAIEDILEDIDAKMNRNLASSEIAKVNAMSGKEPVQVSPETLEVVKTAAAFAELSSGRFDPTIGPLVDLWGIGGDSPKIPSEAELQEAMALVDYREMEIDEEAGTIYLKQQGMSLDLGGIAKGYAADRISAYLSEAGFESAIIDLGGNILAKGIKPNGSLWTIGVQDPDETRGTTVATIRVEDKTVVSSGVYERYFIQDGVRYHHIFDTQTGYPVDNELLSVTIVTDRSMDADALSTAVFALGLEQGLEFVATLDEVEAIFVTEDKKVYPSEGLKGKLEMTSEEYTLIE; via the coding sequence ATGCTGACTAAGAAAATGAAGGATTTTATAGCGAGCAAACCAGCGATGAAAATCATGATCTGCCTGCTCGGATTCGCTCTGCTGCTGGGCTGTTCAGATGATGGTACCAGTCCGGCCAATCAGATTCAATCGCAAACCTATTTTATATTTGACACTATTGTGACAGTTCGCATCTACGACGAGAAGGCAGGAGACCAGCACTTCGCAGCGATCGAAGACATCCTGGAAGACATCGATGCGAAGATGAACCGCAATCTGGCATCGAGTGAGATCGCAAAGGTCAATGCGATGTCCGGCAAGGAGCCCGTGCAGGTATCGCCGGAAACCTTGGAGGTCGTGAAGACCGCGGCCGCGTTTGCTGAATTATCTTCAGGGCGTTTCGATCCGACGATCGGCCCGCTGGTCGACCTATGGGGCATCGGCGGGGATTCACCGAAAATTCCAAGTGAGGCGGAGCTGCAGGAGGCGATGGCTTTGGTCGATTACCGTGAGATGGAAATCGATGAGGAGGCCGGCACGATCTACTTGAAGCAGCAAGGCATGTCCCTCGACCTGGGCGGAATCGCTAAGGGATATGCCGCCGACCGCATCTCTGCTTACTTGTCCGAAGCAGGTTTCGAAAGTGCGATCATCGACCTCGGGGGGAACATTCTCGCCAAGGGGATCAAACCGAACGGCAGTCTATGGACGATCGGCGTGCAAGATCCGGACGAGACGCGGGGCACAACCGTCGCCACGATCCGTGTAGAAGATAAGACGGTGGTCAGTTCCGGCGTCTATGAGCGCTATTTCATCCAAGACGGCGTGCGCTATCACCATATCTTCGATACGCAGACCGGTTACCCCGTGGACAATGAACTCCTCAGCGTCACCATCGTCACCGATCGCTCGATGGATGCCGACGCGCTGTCGACGGCGGTATTTGCCCTTGGTTTGGAGCAAGGTTTGGAGTTCGTTGCAACGCTGGATGAGGTCGAAGCGATCTTCGTCACCGAAGACAAGAAAGTATACCCATCTGAAGGCCTTAAGGGCAAGCTGGAGATGACCAGCGAGGAGTATACGCTGATCGAGTAA
- a CDS encoding NusG domain II-containing protein: MKRGDIWLIAIVLITLGITSWMMFQQRAASDSYDGVKYARITVDRNHYRTVRLDEEQTIEIRTNHGYNLLQVKDGGVRMIEGDCRDDLCVLMGFKDRIGDTIVCLPNRVLVEIIGEHGEEADVDAVVS, encoded by the coding sequence ATGAAGCGCGGCGATATATGGTTAATCGCAATCGTATTGATCACTTTAGGCATCACCTCTTGGATGATGTTTCAGCAGCGAGCCGCGTCGGATTCCTATGACGGTGTCAAATATGCCAGAATCACCGTCGATAGAAATCATTATCGCACGGTTCGTTTAGATGAGGAACAGACGATCGAGATCCGAACGAATCACGGTTATAATCTGCTGCAAGTCAAAGACGGGGGAGTGAGGATGATCGAGGGGGACTGCCGCGATGACCTCTGCGTGCTGATGGGGTTCAAAGACCGCATCGGAGATACCATCGTCTGTCTGCCCAACCGCGTCCTTGTAGAGATCATCGGTGAGCATGGAGAGGAGGCGGATGTTGATGCTGTCGTATCCTGA
- a CDS encoding Gx transporter family protein: MSYPEPQDRVSDRYQAGIGSRGYYDLRRVVIIAIFAAITIVLGLIEAMIPLQLAVPGAKLGLGNIMVLTCLYFLRARDALTLIALKTVLTALILGTFSSFLFSIAGSLLSFLFMYGLLRIGSGRFSMIGISLVGGVTHNIGQLGAATIVLGTAKIFYYLPFLMAAGIVTGIFVGLAARYLIQRLERIPAFEELRYS, encoded by the coding sequence CTGTCGTATCCTGAACCGCAGGATCGGGTGTCCGACCGCTATCAAGCGGGCATAGGCAGCCGCGGGTATTATGATCTGCGAAGAGTCGTCATCATCGCCATCTTCGCAGCGATCACCATTGTATTGGGCCTGATCGAAGCGATGATCCCGCTCCAGCTGGCCGTTCCCGGCGCGAAGCTGGGTCTTGGCAACATCATGGTGCTGACGTGTTTGTACTTTCTGCGGGCACGTGATGCATTGACTCTCATCGCGCTGAAGACGGTATTAACGGCGCTGATCCTGGGTACGTTCTCGAGCTTCTTGTTCAGCATCGCCGGCTCCCTGCTCAGCTTCCTGTTCATGTACGGATTGCTGCGGATTGGCAGCGGCCGCTTCAGCATGATCGGCATCAGCCTGGTCGGCGGAGTCACCCATAATATCGGACAGCTGGGAGCTGCTACGATCGTCTTAGGGACGGCGAAGATTTTCTACTATCTGCCGTTCCTGATGGCCGCAGGCATCGTGACGGGCATCTTCGTGGGCTTGGCCGCCCGCTATCTCATCCAGCGGCTGGAGCGCATCCCGGCTTTTGAGGAGTTGAGGTATTCATGA
- a CDS encoding ATP-binding cassette domain-containing protein — protein sequence MIELQSVVFRHARASAAVLSDVTLTIPEGQWVSIVGPNGSGKSTLLKVIGGLLRPRAGQVIINKVPLSNETLHLVRQQIGFVFQNPENQFVGQTVQDDIVFGLENQCLDRAVMEERLSRYSEHLGITELLPRYPGTLSGGQMQRAALAAVLAMEPQILLFDEATSMLDEQGRQEILGIMRQLQASGRYTIVSVTHDCEEMLASNRVIGLCGGQIIADGLPKQVLADDALLRKLRITPPYAARFARALQRCGVPVGDAWSEKELMDELWTFDSNM from the coding sequence ATGATTGAACTGCAGAGCGTCGTATTCCGGCATGCCCGCGCTTCAGCGGCTGTGCTGTCGGACGTCACACTCACGATCCCAGAGGGACAATGGGTCAGCATCGTCGGCCCGAATGGCAGCGGGAAGTCCACGCTCCTCAAGGTGATCGGCGGACTGCTCCGACCAAGAGCAGGACAGGTGATCATCAACAAGGTGCCGCTCAGCAATGAGACCTTGCATCTTGTTCGCCAGCAGATCGGCTTCGTCTTCCAAAATCCGGAGAACCAGTTTGTCGGTCAGACAGTGCAGGATGATATCGTGTTCGGGCTTGAGAACCAATGCTTGGACCGGGCAGTGATGGAGGAGAGACTCAGCCGTTACAGCGAACACCTCGGCATCACCGAACTGCTGCCGCGCTATCCCGGTACCTTATCCGGCGGGCAGATGCAGCGTGCTGCGCTGGCGGCAGTCTTAGCGATGGAGCCGCAGATCCTGCTCTTCGATGAAGCGACATCGATGTTGGACGAACAAGGGCGGCAGGAGATCCTGGGGATCATGCGGCAGCTGCAGGCGTCCGGCCGCTATACGATCGTCTCCGTGACCCACGATTGCGAGGAGATGCTGGCTTCCAACCGCGTCATCGGCTTGTGCGGCGGGCAGATCATCGCGGACGGCCTGCCGAAGCAGGTGCTGGCCGATGATGCACTGCTTCGCAAGCTGCGGATTACACCGCCTTATGCAGCCAGGTTCGCGCGTGCATTGCAGCGCTGCGGCGTTCCGGTTGGTGATGCATGGAGCGAGAAGGAGTTGATGGATGAGCTATGGACATTCGATTCGAACATGTGA
- a CDS encoding ATP-binding cassette domain-containing protein: MDIRFEHVTYRYADDQPEVPPALRDLNLELGAGRFITVFGPPGSGKSTMLQLCNGIYQPSEGEVYILDYRIRSGEKLKLANELRRRVGLVFQFPERQLFEMTVLDDLCYGPVNFGIPREKAEQTARRVCQLLGLDEAVLTANPFHLSGGQMRKAAIAAVLAAEPDILVLDEPTASLDPISRDELLQIFRRLCDEEGKTIILVTHRLDEVLPYADEYVLLQQGKRVFHGSAAELITGSAELEARGFPMPSTVRMIRRIFEHYRLPAENITRDALTPEGLAVCIHDILARRVEACAVPSS; the protein is encoded by the coding sequence ATGGACATTCGATTCGAACATGTGACCTATCGCTATGCGGATGACCAACCGGAGGTGCCTCCGGCTCTTCGGGATCTGAACCTGGAGCTGGGCGCGGGCCGCTTCATCACGGTCTTCGGACCGCCGGGGTCGGGCAAGTCGACAATGTTGCAGCTTTGCAACGGCATCTATCAGCCGAGCGAAGGCGAGGTTTATATCCTGGATTACCGGATTCGCTCCGGGGAGAAGCTAAAGCTAGCAAATGAACTTAGACGACGAGTAGGACTTGTCTTCCAGTTTCCAGAGCGCCAGCTCTTCGAGATGACGGTGCTCGATGATCTTTGTTACGGACCGGTGAACTTCGGCATCCCCAGGGAGAAGGCGGAGCAGACCGCGCGCAGGGTCTGTCAACTGCTGGGATTGGATGAAGCAGTCCTCACGGCGAACCCCTTCCACCTAAGCGGCGGTCAGATGCGGAAAGCTGCAATCGCTGCGGTGCTGGCTGCAGAGCCCGACATCCTCGTCCTCGATGAGCCGACGGCGTCGCTTGATCCCATCAGCCGCGATGAACTCCTGCAGATCTTCCGCCGGCTGTGCGACGAAGAAGGGAAGACGATCATCCTGGTAACCCATCGCCTCGATGAAGTCTTGCCCTATGCGGATGAGTATGTGCTGCTCCAGCAAGGGAAGCGGGTGTTTCACGGCAGCGCCGCTGAACTCATCACAGGCAGTGCTGAGCTCGAAGCACGCGGCTTCCCCATGCCGTCGACGGTGCGGATGATTCGCCGCATCTTTGAGCACTACCGGCTGCCCGCTGAGAACATCACCCGCGACGCCTTGACTCCGGAAGGGCTTGCGGTCTGCATTCACGATATTCTGGCGAGGAGGGTGGAAGCATGCGCCGTTCCATCAAGTTAG
- a CDS encoding energy-coupling factor transporter transmembrane component T family protein: protein MRRSIKLGRYIAADSAIHRLDPRAKIIAMILYFAMILTIHSLIGLAVLAAGSLFIISMTRIPFKAYLRSLRPLRYLIAFIFLFPVLFDEHDLAANLVQGTVAAGRMTLFILFSAVLTFTTPTARLTQGLERLLQPFRFLGVSPEKWSMMINLSLRFIPTIIDEAKIILKAQASRGADFAERSWKDKAKVLITLLVPVTAGTFRRAQELTDSMEARGFVPGMPRTSYHQLTWSRMDSGFVLCFAVVFMLALAWRVLM, encoded by the coding sequence ATGCGCCGTTCCATCAAGTTAGGCCGATATATCGCCGCCGACTCCGCGATTCATCGGCTCGATCCGCGGGCGAAGATCATCGCCATGATCCTGTATTTTGCCATGATCTTGACGATTCATTCACTCATCGGACTGGCGGTGCTCGCAGCGGGTTCCCTGTTCATCATCAGCATGACGCGCATCCCATTCAAAGCGTACCTGCGCTCGCTGCGGCCGCTTCGGTATTTGATCGCCTTTATCTTCCTCTTCCCGGTGCTGTTCGATGAACATGATCTGGCAGCGAATCTCGTCCAAGGAACGGTCGCTGCGGGACGCATGACCTTGTTCATCCTATTCAGTGCCGTCCTGACCTTCACGACGCCGACGGCGCGCCTTACTCAAGGTTTGGAGCGGCTGCTGCAGCCCTTCCGCTTCCTGGGCGTGTCGCCGGAGAAATGGTCGATGATGATCAATCTCTCCCTGCGATTCATCCCGACGATCATCGATGAGGCGAAGATCATCTTGAAGGCACAGGCTTCGCGGGGCGCTGACTTTGCTGAGCGCTCGTGGAAGGACAAGGCGAAGGTGCTGATCACGCTGCTCGTGCCGGTGACGGCAGGGACGTTCCGGCGGGCGCAGGAGCTCACGGATTCGATGGAGGCGCGCGGTTTTGTGCCGGGCATGCCCCGCACAAGTTACCATCAGCTCACCTGGAGCAGGATGGATTCGGGATTTGTACTCTGTTTTGCAGTCGTCTTCATGCTGGCGCTCGCCTGGCGAGTGCTGATGTGA
- a CDS encoding prenyltransferase has protein sequence MKAMLQQHHNHMFLPFNGRRIWQGFWQLADPKIWIASTVPMLVAVALAYAKTGSLDWGWMAIAFVGVYLIEIGKNAVNEFFDFLSGTDRYVEGDQRTPFSGGKKTIIQGKLSLFETGVIAVATLFAAFLIGVYIALYCEPRIFWIGMAGGIIAIAYTFPPFKLCYRGLGEIFIGIAFGPLIVSGMYLMLTHTWSWEIALIGLPVAFLIMNVIWINQYPDYQADLKAGKRNWVVRLGPERGVKVYAWFYAAAYASAVILAVVSRNPLWLLVLATIPWAVQTVRIARRHARNIPQLTAANAKTVQIYQVVGLAMIIASLFQI, from the coding sequence ATGAAAGCTATGCTGCAACAACACCACAATCACATGTTCCTGCCGTTTAACGGCAGGAGAATCTGGCAAGGGTTCTGGCAGCTTGCCGATCCGAAGATCTGGATCGCATCGACGGTGCCGATGCTGGTGGCTGTTGCTCTTGCCTATGCGAAGACAGGTTCCTTGGACTGGGGATGGATGGCGATTGCCTTCGTCGGCGTCTACCTGATCGAGATCGGCAAGAATGCGGTCAATGAGTTTTTTGATTTCCTGTCGGGGACCGACCGCTACGTCGAAGGCGACCAGCGCACGCCATTCAGCGGCGGGAAGAAGACGATCATCCAAGGGAAGCTGTCCCTGTTCGAGACGGGCGTCATCGCCGTTGCTACGCTGTTTGCGGCTTTTCTCATCGGGGTCTATATCGCGCTTTATTGCGAACCAAGGATCTTCTGGATCGGCATGGCCGGGGGCATCATCGCCATCGCCTATACGTTCCCGCCGTTTAAGCTGTGCTACAGAGGGTTAGGCGAGATCTTCATCGGCATCGCCTTCGGACCGCTGATCGTCTCCGGCATGTATCTGATGCTGACCCATACCTGGTCATGGGAGATCGCACTCATCGGTTTACCCGTAGCTTTTCTGATCATGAATGTCATCTGGATCAACCAATATCCTGACTATCAAGCGGACCTCAAAGCGGGTAAACGCAACTGGGTCGTGCGACTTGGGCCGGAACGGGGCGTGAAGGTCTATGCATGGTTTTACGCAGCGGCCTATGCGTCGGCGGTGATCTTGGCTGTGGTCAGCCGCAATCCGCTCTGGCTGCTTGTACTGGCGACGATTCCTTGGGCAGTGCAGACGGTGCGCATCGCTCGCAGGCACGCACGCAACATCCCGCAGCTGACAGCGGCGAATGCGAAGACCGTGCAGATCTACCAAGTGGTTGGACTGGCGATGATCATCGCTTCGCTGTTCCAAATCTAA
- a CDS encoding FMN-binding protein, producing MGKKLSVLLLALMLVVGVLAGCGGNNANNADNANAANEAANTPAAETENEGSNEAANAGQWEDGVYYAEGEFREDNAWKEVVALTVEGGKITSVNWNALNKEGGLDKKEAARQGKYGMIKAGAIAEWHEQAEKAEQFLIETQDLDAFALNEDGKTDAVSGVTINLKGFVDVVKKALAAGPVEPGPYKDGTYYAEEPDFGSSGWKYTATITVMAGNIVAADWNGIHKDGGDDKDTVSKNGEYGMVEKGGAQAEWHEQAYLAEQYLIETQDPTAITYTTEQGHTDAISGVTIHVVEFFTLAEEALANAK from the coding sequence ATGGGGAAGAAACTATCTGTACTACTCTTAGCACTGATGTTGGTAGTTGGGGTCTTAGCCGGCTGCGGCGGCAACAACGCGAACAACGCTGACAACGCCAATGCGGCCAATGAGGCAGCGAACACGCCGGCGGCAGAAACAGAGAATGAAGGTTCTAACGAAGCAGCAAATGCAGGTCAATGGGAAGACGGCGTGTATTACGCTGAAGGCGAGTTCAGAGAGGACAACGCTTGGAAAGAGGTTGTAGCTCTGACCGTTGAAGGCGGCAAGATCACCTCTGTGAACTGGAACGCGCTGAACAAGGAAGGCGGTCTGGACAAGAAAGAAGCCGCAAGACAAGGCAAATACGGCATGATCAAAGCTGGTGCAATCGCAGAATGGCATGAGCAAGCGGAGAAAGCTGAGCAATTCCTGATCGAAACACAAGACCTGGATGCCTTCGCTCTGAATGAAGACGGCAAGACCGATGCGGTATCCGGTGTAACGATCAACCTGAAGGGCTTCGTAGACGTGGTCAAAAAAGCCCTCGCAGCTGGTCCGGTAGAACCAGGTCCGTATAAGGACGGCACTTATTACGCAGAAGAACCGGATTTCGGCAGCAGCGGCTGGAAGTACACCGCTACGATCACCGTTATGGCCGGCAACATCGTCGCAGCTGACTGGAACGGTATCCACAAAGACGGCGGCGATGACAAGGATACGGTATCCAAGAACGGCGAATACGGCATGGTCGAAAAGGGCGGTGCGCAAGCAGAATGGCACGAGCAAGCGTATCTTGCTGAGCAGTACCTCATCGAAACACAAGACCCAACAGCCATCACCTACACGACGGAACAAGGACATACGGACGCCATCTCCGGCGTAACGATCCACGTCGTAGAGTTCTTCACACTGGCTGAAGAAGCGCTGGCAAACGCAAAATAA
- a CDS encoding FAD-dependent oxidoreductase encodes MKQIVVLGGGYGGVIAAKKLAKKLKKQPDIRITLIDRNPYHTLLTEIHEVAANRVREDSVKIDLKKIFAGFKNVDVVLDNITNIDFKKRQLIGESKTYRYDYLVIGTGSKPTFFGTPGAEEHAFTLWSFEDAVRLREHIPEMFRRAIKERNPEVRKQLLTFVVVGAGFTGVEMIGELAEWVEDLCEEYGVERSEVELYVADMQPKILPILPDRLIQKSEKRLKKLGVNILTGSKISEVTEHSVTVGDREIPSSTVIWTAGVEGSELLDNLDVQQQGRKRIVTNDKLESVDHKNVYVVGDNIFYIPEGASAPVPQMVENAEQSAPLVAHNIVADIRNQPKKSYKPSFHGMMVSIGSRYGVANVGTEKKKFMCSGFLAMFIKHFINMFYLFQVAGFNKVYSYMLHQFFHVENNRSFVGGHFAKRSPNFWLLPLRIYVGVLWFMQGWDKLAKVFEGEIFLIPAKAVDGTSAASDATSAASAAAETAVEALPVPGFVENMVNWSMDLMFYKADGSFTAMAYVFQTGMVFAELIFGAFLVIGLFTALSSVATVLMGLMIWASGMAPTEMLWYIMGGIALIGGSGSTFGLDYYVIPRLKKVWKKIPFVKRWYLYAD; translated from the coding sequence ATGAAACAAATCGTAGTCCTTGGGGGCGGGTACGGAGGCGTCATCGCAGCCAAGAAACTCGCCAAAAAACTCAAGAAACAACCGGATATTCGAATCACGCTTATCGATCGCAATCCTTACCATACCCTGTTGACAGAGATCCATGAAGTCGCTGCAAACCGGGTTAGAGAGGATTCCGTTAAGATCGATCTGAAGAAGATCTTCGCAGGATTCAAGAATGTCGACGTCGTACTTGACAACATCACAAACATCGACTTCAAGAAGCGCCAATTGATCGGGGAATCGAAGACTTACCGCTATGACTATCTTGTCATCGGTACGGGCAGCAAACCGACCTTCTTCGGTACGCCCGGTGCGGAGGAACATGCCTTTACGCTTTGGTCCTTCGAAGATGCCGTACGGCTGCGCGAACACATCCCGGAGATGTTCAGACGCGCGATCAAGGAGAGAAATCCAGAGGTTCGCAAGCAGCTGCTTACCTTCGTCGTCGTCGGCGCAGGGTTCACCGGCGTGGAGATGATCGGCGAGCTGGCCGAATGGGTGGAAGATCTATGTGAAGAATACGGAGTTGAACGTTCTGAGGTTGAACTCTATGTGGCGGATATGCAGCCTAAGATTCTGCCGATTCTTCCTGATCGCTTGATCCAGAAGTCAGAGAAGAGATTGAAGAAGCTGGGCGTAAACATCCTAACCGGTTCGAAGATCTCGGAGGTAACAGAGCATTCGGTTACCGTCGGTGATCGCGAGATTCCGTCGAGTACGGTGATCTGGACGGCGGGTGTCGAAGGGTCCGAGCTGCTTGACAACCTCGATGTTCAGCAGCAGGGACGCAAGCGGATCGTCACGAATGATAAATTGGAATCCGTGGATCATAAGAATGTCTATGTCGTCGGCGATAACATCTTCTATATCCCGGAAGGCGCAAGCGCTCCGGTGCCGCAGATGGTTGAGAATGCAGAGCAATCGGCACCGCTTGTTGCACACAACATCGTCGCAGATATCCGCAATCAGCCGAAGAAGTCCTACAAACCGAGCTTCCATGGCATGATGGTGTCGATCGGCAGCCGGTATGGTGTAGCGAATGTCGGCACGGAGAAGAAGAAGTTCATGTGCTCCGGCTTCCTGGCAATGTTCATCAAGCACTTCATCAATATGTTCTATCTGTTCCAGGTTGCCGGCTTCAACAAAGTCTACAGCTACATGCTTCACCAGTTCTTCCATGTGGAGAATAACCGCAGCTTCGTCGGCGGCCACTTTGCGAAGCGCTCGCCGAACTTCTGGCTGCTGCCGCTGCGCATCTACGTCGGTGTACTGTGGTTCATGCAAGGTTGGGACAAACTTGCTAAGGTCTTCGAAGGCGAGATCTTCTTGATTCCGGCCAAGGCAGTTGACGGTACAAGCGCAGCATCCGATGCAACTTCGGCAGCATCTGCAGCGGCAGAAACAGCGGTTGAAGCATTGCCGGTACCAGGATTTGTTGAGAATATGGTCAATTGGTCGATGGACCTCATGTTCTATAAGGCAGACGGCAGCTTTACTGCTATGGCATATGTGTTCCAGACAGGAATGGTGTTCGCAGAACTGATCTTCGGCGCCTTCCTGGTCATCGGATTGTTCACAGCACTTTCTTCTGTTGCAACGGTTCTGATGGGCCTTATGATCTGGGCTTCCGGTATGGCCCCAACGGAGATGCTTTGGTATATCATGGGCGGCATCGCCTTGATCGGCGGTTCCGGAAGCACCTTCGGCCTTGACTACTATGTCATTCCGCGGCTGAAGAAAGTTTGGAAGAAGATACCTTTCGTTAAGCGTTGGTATCTGTACGCGGACTAA
- a CDS encoding polyprenyl synthetase family protein: MADVILSDPDLPSSSIIRDSVLRLIASGGKRLRPMLVIIGGRFGRKTKESKLLRTAVLMEYLHMASLVHDDIIDGARMRRGEIALHRRTGVYTAALIADYMIARALEWTQTAYDEDSEDEQRLSHELAALASQLCLGEYRQMRCAFDFDITLRLYVAKTRQKTAMLMASCLKAGAEAAQADERTAELLYRIGDALGMAFQIQDDILDFVQSDEALGKPAGADLRNGNITLPVLLALQDPELGDAIRRLHPQSLQKEFDEVISAIAASPAIEKAMRIRDRYTEYAERLLRKLHHFPAHEDLTVMLHALSNRSA; this comes from the coding sequence ATGGCTGATGTCATCTTAAGTGATCCCGATCTTCCTTCTTCATCGATCATCCGCGACAGCGTGCTGCGTCTGATCGCCTCCGGCGGCAAGCGGCTGAGGCCAATGCTTGTGATCATCGGCGGACGGTTCGGCCGCAAGACGAAAGAGAGTAAGTTGCTGCGTACCGCTGTATTGATGGAGTACCTCCATATGGCCTCCCTCGTGCATGATGATATTATCGACGGTGCTCGTATGCGCCGCGGTGAAATCGCCCTGCACCGCAGAACGGGTGTCTATACGGCGGCTTTGATCGCGGATTATATGATCGCCCGCGCTCTGGAATGGACTCAGACGGCCTATGATGAAGACTCCGAGGATGAGCAGAGGTTATCCCATGAACTGGCCGCCCTGGCTTCCCAGCTGTGCCTCGGTGAATACCGCCAGATGCGGTGTGCCTTCGACTTCGACATCACGCTGCGTCTCTATGTGGCAAAGACGAGACAGAAGACGGCTATGCTGATGGCCTCTTGTCTGAAGGCAGGAGCGGAAGCGGCTCAGGCGGATGAACGCACCGCTGAGCTGCTGTATCGCATCGGCGATGCCCTTGGGATGGCCTTTCAGATTCAAGACGATATCCTGGACTTCGTGCAATCGGATGAGGCACTGGGTAAGCCGGCCGGCGCTGACTTGCGCAACGGCAATATCACGCTGCCGGTGCTCTTGGCATTGCAGGATCCTGAGCTCGGGGATGCGATTCGCAGGCTGCATCCGCAGTCGCTGCAGAAGGAATTCGATGAAGTCATCAGCGCCATCGCAGCCAGCCCAGCGATCGAGAAGGCAATGCGGATTCGCGATCGCTATACGGAATATGCGGAGAGGTTGCTCCGCAAGCTGCATCATTTCCCGGCGCATGAGGATCTGACCGTGATGTTGCACGCTTTGTCGAATCGTTCAGCGTAG
- a CDS encoding glycosyltransferase family 4 protein: MKILITYYIPSGGVETLNRQRYAALSAHGVECHFLYQWPSEDGGTPPGGMIRYITDEDEQLRQLLAAHAYDAVIVNANYLMLERIRRCGFQGPLVFECQGLGTIEQTMGTLLEALPFIHSCCNAVLYPRTRHMQQLFQDLYPNLPHYSFHNCLNTKEFTYRSLPRLSEPVIAWVGRIEKNKNWSAFLRMAQVWLKQHPAVKIWMFEHAQLYEEDERARFEKAVAAYPFNTGRFVRLTNVPHAEMASRFSLIGDSGGFLCSTSLNEGFGYALLEAMSCRCPVLASDSDGPASFIIHDHTGKLYPGHDEQAGIREGLKYLRKPNKRQKIRLQGQRYVEKHFSPEVYARHFKQMLRQLGAAKQF; this comes from the coding sequence ATGAAGATCTTGATCACCTACTATATCCCGAGCGGCGGGGTGGAGACATTGAATCGTCAGCGGTATGCTGCCTTGTCGGCGCATGGGGTGGAGTGTCATTTTCTCTATCAGTGGCCCAGCGAGGATGGCGGAACGCCGCCCGGCGGGATGATCCGCTATATCACCGACGAGGATGAGCAGCTGCGGCAGCTGCTTGCGGCCCATGCCTATGATGCGGTCATCGTGAATGCGAATTATCTGATGCTCGAACGCATCCGCCGCTGCGGATTCCAGGGACCGTTGGTCTTCGAATGTCAGGGGTTGGGAACGATCGAACAGACGATGGGAACGCTGCTGGAGGCGCTGCCCTTCATCCATTCCTGCTGCAATGCCGTGCTTTATCCGCGGACTCGGCATATGCAGCAACTGTTCCAAGACCTGTATCCGAACCTGCCACATTATTCCTTTCATAATTGTCTGAATACGAAGGAATTTACTTACCGCTCCCTGCCGCGGCTCAGCGAGCCGGTGATCGCCTGGGTCGGCCGGATCGAGAAGAACAAGAATTGGTCCGCATTTCTCCGCATGGCGCAAGTTTGGTTAAAGCAGCATCCCGCCGTGAAGATCTGGATGTTCGAGCATGCGCAGTTATATGAAGAAGACGAACGCGCGCGATTTGAAAAGGCTGTCGCTGCATATCCCTTCAACACCGGCCGCTTCGTGCGGCTGACGAATGTCCCGCATGCGGAGATGGCAAGCAGGTTCTCCTTGATCGGTGATTCCGGCGGCTTCCTCTGCTCGACGTCGCTCAATGAAGGATTCGGCTATGCCCTGCTGGAAGCGATGAGCTGCCGCTGCCCTGTGCTGGCCAGCGATTCCGACGGTCCCGCGAGTTTCATCATCCATGACCATACCGGCAAGCTGTATCCGGGACATGACGAGCAGGCCGGCATCCGCGAAGGGCTTAAATACTTGCGCAAACCGAACAAACGGCAGAAGATCCGTCTGCAGGGTCAACGGTATGTGGAGAAGCATTTTTCTCCGGAGGTATATGCGAGGCACTTCAAGCAAATGCTGCGGCAGCTTGGGGCTGCGAAGCAGTTCTAA